From the genome of Haloterrigena sp. KLK7, one region includes:
- a CDS encoding MATE family efflux transporter, translating into MSLVDRLSSLFKGREEFDLTEGGIARPLFYLSLPIIVTNLLQTAYNLIDTFWLGQYSTDALAAISFAFPMVFLLISVGMGLSVAGSVLVAQHIGADEEREAEYAASQTVALSLLGATLIGIVGFGFVRELLGLLGASNDVLPLATDYMQVISLGMPFMFGFFVFIALMRGYGDTITPMLVMFGSVLLNVVIDPFLIFGWGPFPELGIQGAAIATVFSRGLALVVGLAIMFRGARGVKIRLEQMRPDLSFARKLVEIGVPASIEGMGRALSINLLLVIVALFPDTVVAAYGVGTRVFSVIFLPAVAVARGVETMTGQNVGAGKPDRAEKAADFAARVMFVVLGALGVVAWLGARPIIAVFTTDPEVVDIGMTFLRYVAPSFGFIGVMRAYNGSFRGTGKTLTAAAIVLVIYAGVRLPAAYGLSRSIGYEGIWIAFAVSNVVGAALAYGWYRRGTWRNADVRDAEPDPQTGDDLEVKDVSTDD; encoded by the coding sequence ATGAGCCTCGTGGACCGCCTCTCGAGTCTCTTCAAGGGCCGCGAGGAGTTCGACCTGACGGAGGGCGGCATCGCGCGGCCGCTGTTCTACCTCTCCCTGCCGATCATCGTGACGAATCTACTGCAGACCGCCTACAACCTCATCGACACGTTCTGGCTCGGTCAGTACAGCACGGACGCGCTGGCGGCGATCAGCTTCGCGTTCCCGATGGTCTTCCTGTTGATCTCGGTCGGAATGGGGCTGTCGGTCGCCGGGAGCGTCCTCGTCGCCCAGCACATCGGTGCGGACGAGGAACGCGAGGCGGAGTACGCCGCCTCCCAGACCGTCGCGCTGTCGCTGCTGGGTGCGACTCTCATCGGGATCGTCGGGTTCGGCTTCGTCAGGGAACTCCTCGGGCTGTTGGGCGCCTCGAACGACGTGTTGCCGCTGGCGACCGACTACATGCAGGTCATCTCGCTCGGGATGCCGTTCATGTTCGGTTTCTTCGTCTTCATCGCGCTCATGCGGGGCTACGGGGACACGATCACGCCGATGCTCGTGATGTTCGGCTCGGTGCTGCTCAACGTCGTCATCGACCCGTTCCTGATCTTCGGTTGGGGACCGTTCCCCGAGCTCGGCATTCAGGGCGCGGCGATCGCGACCGTCTTCTCCCGGGGGCTCGCGCTCGTCGTCGGCCTCGCGATCATGTTTCGGGGCGCGAGAGGCGTCAAGATTCGGTTGGAACAGATGCGACCGGACCTCTCGTTCGCGCGGAAACTCGTCGAGATCGGCGTCCCGGCGTCGATAGAGGGGATGGGCCGAGCGCTGTCGATCAACCTGCTGCTGGTCATCGTCGCCCTCTTCCCGGACACGGTCGTCGCCGCCTACGGCGTCGGGACGCGGGTGTTCTCGGTCATCTTCCTGCCGGCGGTGGCGGTCGCCCGCGGCGTCGAGACGATGACCGGCCAGAACGTCGGCGCCGGGAAACCGGACCGCGCCGAGAAGGCCGCCGACTTCGCCGCCCGGGTGATGTTCGTCGTGCTGGGCGCGCTCGGCGTCGTCGCGTGGCTCGGCGCGCGGCCGATCATCGCCGTGTTCACCACCGATCCCGAGGTCGTCGACATCGGGATGACCTTCCTGCGGTACGTCGCGCCGTCGTTCGGCTTCATCGGGGTGATGCGGGCGTACAACGGGAGCTTCCGGGGAACCGGCAAGACGCTCACGGCGGCGGCGATCGTCCTCGTGATCTACGCCGGCGTTCGACTCCCGGCCGCGTACGGCCTCTCGAGGTCGATCGGCTACGAGGGCATCTGGATCGCCTTCGCCGTCTCGAACGTCGTCGGCGCCGCCCTCGCCTACGGCTGGTACCGCCGGGGAACGTGGCGGAACGCCGACGTTCGCGACGCCGAACCCGACCCGCAGACCGGCGACGACCTCGAGGTCAAGGACGTGAGCACCGATGACTGA
- a CDS encoding RNA-binding protein, with the protein MPQIPLHYVDLRTFCYATEDEKRVEEALRTFLPDGEDDEPFPIERTESEGHYGDRILVLSARVENADDVRHVLSRLSDLESFDDVIGELDERVTENTELFLRLDKQAAFEGDVRLGDGITFRGKVEAYPAKKEQAVENAREVLERLREQD; encoded by the coding sequence ATGCCACAGATCCCGCTACACTACGTCGACCTACGCACGTTCTGTTACGCCACCGAGGACGAGAAGCGCGTCGAGGAGGCGCTGCGCACGTTTCTTCCCGACGGCGAGGACGACGAACCGTTCCCGATCGAACGCACCGAGAGCGAGGGCCACTACGGCGACCGCATCCTCGTGCTCTCGGCCCGCGTCGAGAACGCCGACGACGTCCGCCACGTCCTCTCGCGGCTGTCCGACCTCGAGTCGTTCGACGACGTGATCGGCGAACTCGACGAGCGGGTCACCGAGAACACCGAACTCTTTCTGCGACTCGACAAGCAGGCCGCCTTCGAGGGTGACGTCCGACTCGGCGACGGGATCACCTTCCGCGGGAAGGTCGAGGCCTACCCCGCCAAGAAGGAGCAGGCCGTCGAGAACGCCCGCGAGGTTCTCGAGCGGCTCCGCGAGCAGGACTGA
- a CDS encoding type 1 glutamine amidotransferase domain-containing protein, which yields MSSALFVVSEEGYWGEECVEPLETLSDAGLEITVATPSGKPPKVDERSIDPDEVGEETAEHVREVHENDERLNDPIPTAQAEAEGYDAVVFPGGHGTEWDVNQDSDARRLLREAVADDDGKALVVCHAVGILAFARDRQGAFIVNGRDVTGFPNEWEEGIVDENDLMPSGRKLPYWVEDEVKEAGANWDAELDEDTSVTVDGDLLTARGPGSSSAAAETLLEELGE from the coding sequence ATGAGTTCTGCACTGTTCGTCGTCAGCGAAGAGGGGTACTGGGGAGAGGAATGCGTCGAGCCGCTCGAGACGCTCTCGGACGCGGGTCTGGAGATCACGGTCGCGACGCCCTCCGGGAAGCCGCCGAAGGTCGACGAGCGCTCGATCGACCCCGACGAGGTCGGCGAGGAGACCGCCGAGCACGTCCGGGAAGTCCACGAGAACGACGAGCGGCTGAACGATCCGATTCCGACCGCCCAGGCCGAGGCCGAGGGATACGACGCGGTCGTCTTCCCCGGCGGCCACGGCACCGAGTGGGACGTCAATCAGGACAGCGACGCGCGTCGCCTCCTCCGCGAGGCGGTCGCGGACGACGACGGCAAGGCGCTGGTCGTCTGTCACGCCGTCGGTATCCTCGCGTTCGCCCGCGATCGACAGGGCGCGTTCATCGTCAACGGCCGGGACGTCACCGGCTTCCCCAACGAGTGGGAGGAGGGAATCGTCGACGAGAACGATCTGATGCCCAGCGGCCGGAAACTGCCCTACTGGGTCGAAGACGAGGTCAAAGAAGCCGGCGCCAACTGGGACGCCGAACTCGACGAGGACACCAGCGTCACCGTCGACGGCGACCTGCTCACCGCCCGCGGCCCCGGCTCCTCGAGCGCGGCGGCCGAGACGCTGCTCGAGGAACTCGGGGAGTAA
- a CDS encoding TetR/AcrR family transcriptional regulator: MSEDTVDDLMEATYRALCERGYAELTMQDIAAESDRSKGTLHYHFDGKGDLLESFLGFLLDRFEDRLETIPGETPAERLHGLFDELLTPADEDAAEEFRTAILEIKAQSPYDEAYRERLTEFDRTMHDRIAAVVEAGIEDGAFRADVDPDETAAFLVTVFHGAQTRAAAVDRSLERTRRYVHEYIDGLRVADSRSDGHDASSADGTADASSTAETKATAADGSENAGEDGTEGTR, translated from the coding sequence ATGTCCGAAGACACTGTCGACGATCTCATGGAGGCGACGTATCGGGCGCTCTGCGAGCGCGGCTACGCGGAGCTGACGATGCAGGACATCGCCGCGGAGTCGGACAGGAGCAAGGGCACCTTACACTACCACTTCGACGGCAAGGGCGACCTCCTCGAGTCGTTTCTCGGCTTTCTGCTCGATCGGTTCGAGGACCGACTCGAGACGATCCCCGGCGAGACGCCGGCCGAACGGCTCCACGGGCTGTTCGACGAGTTGCTGACGCCGGCCGACGAGGACGCCGCCGAGGAGTTCCGGACGGCGATCCTCGAGATCAAGGCCCAGTCGCCGTACGACGAGGCCTACCGGGAACGGTTGACCGAGTTCGATCGGACGATGCACGACCGGATCGCGGCCGTCGTCGAGGCGGGGATCGAAGACGGAGCGTTCCGCGCCGACGTCGATCCCGACGAGACCGCGGCGTTCCTCGTCACCGTCTTCCACGGCGCCCAGACGCGCGCGGCGGCCGTCGATCGGTCGCTCGAACGGACCAGACGGTACGTCCACGAGTACATCGACGGCCTGCGGGTCGCCGACTCGCGTTCCGACGGGCACGACGCGTCGTCGGCCGACGGGACGGCGGACGCCTCGTCGACCGCTGAGACGAAAGCGACGGCAGCGGACGGCTCGGAGAACGCGGGAGAAGACGGGACGGAGGGGACCCGATGA
- a CDS encoding DUF1918 domain-containing protein: MSFEEDDRVVLNDEHSEFDGETGTVTQTMESMFGDVTYTVSFEDGQETGVPEDDLEAADEDDDEE, encoded by the coding sequence ATGAGCTTCGAGGAAGACGATCGCGTCGTCCTGAACGACGAGCACAGCGAGTTCGACGGAGAGACCGGGACCGTCACCCAGACGATGGAGTCGATGTTCGGCGACGTTACCTACACCGTCAGCTTCGAGGACGGACAGGAGACCGGCGTCCCCGAGGACGACCTCGAGGCGGCGGACGAAGACGACGACGAGGAATAA
- a CDS encoding Hsp20/alpha crystallin family protein — translation MSDRPTPFDGLDDLFDQLNRRLETAARTWQSEVDDRSRLDLSMGGGGTRLDLTDRGDEFVATVDVPGYESDDLEIRLRGDTLAISGERQRAFEESDGIDERDDLEGGEADETDETGERDGTHETGERDGRRETGEREGTYIRRERELQSFSRQIRLPEPVDADAVTATVNNGVLTVRLPKLEPSGETRTIDVD, via the coding sequence ATGTCAGATCGACCCACTCCGTTCGACGGCCTCGACGACCTGTTCGACCAACTGAATCGACGACTCGAGACGGCCGCCCGAACCTGGCAGTCGGAGGTCGACGACCGCAGTCGACTCGACCTCTCGATGGGCGGGGGAGGGACTCGGCTGGACCTGACCGACCGGGGCGACGAGTTCGTCGCCACCGTCGACGTCCCCGGCTACGAGAGCGACGACCTCGAGATCCGACTCCGCGGCGACACGCTCGCCATCAGCGGCGAACGGCAACGGGCGTTCGAGGAGAGCGACGGAATCGACGAACGCGATGATCTCGAGGGTGGTGAGGCCGACGAGACCGACGAAACGGGCGAGCGCGACGGCACACACGAGACAGGTGAGCGCGACGGAAGACGCGAGACGGGCGAGCGCGAGGGAACGTACATCCGCCGCGAGCGCGAACTCCAATCGTTCAGCCGGCAGATTCGGCTCCCCGAACCCGTCGACGCCGACGCCGTGACCGCGACCGTCAACAACGGCGTCCTGACGGTTCGACTCCCGAAACTGGAGCCCAGCGGCGAGACGCGGACGATCGACGTCGACTGA
- a CDS encoding SPFH domain-containing protein, with protein MTPLPFDPLQVGAADPLLFVGALVLVVVIATVWSMVEIVDAYDRGALTVLGEYRKLLEPGLNIVPPFVSRVYDFDMRTQTLDVPSQEAITRDNSPVTADAVVYIRVMDAKRAFLEVDDYERAVSNLAQTTLRAVIGDMELDDTLSRREMINERIRQELDEPTDEWGIRVESVEVREVTPSRGVKGAMEEQTSAERRRRAMILEAQGERRSAVEQAEGDKQSNIIRAQGEKQSQILEAQGDAISTVLRAKSAESMGERAVIEKGMETLSDIGQGESTTFVLPQELTSLVGRYGNHLSGSDVERDGTELESREFDAETRELIGLDDISEMLGEIEDVEMDVEAMEQEAQAIKEGEDMPEEGGETIDIAETRQETDDGGETGDDD; from the coding sequence ATGACACCACTCCCGTTCGATCCCTTGCAAGTGGGTGCCGCAGACCCGCTCCTGTTCGTCGGCGCGCTGGTGCTCGTCGTCGTGATCGCCACCGTCTGGTCGATGGTCGAGATCGTCGACGCCTACGACAGGGGCGCACTCACCGTCCTCGGCGAGTATCGCAAACTGCTCGAGCCCGGGCTGAACATCGTCCCGCCGTTCGTCTCGCGGGTCTACGACTTCGACATGCGGACCCAGACGCTCGACGTGCCCAGCCAGGAGGCGATCACGCGGGACAACTCCCCCGTCACGGCCGACGCGGTCGTCTACATCCGGGTGATGGACGCCAAGCGCGCCTTCCTCGAGGTCGACGACTACGAGCGGGCGGTCTCGAACCTGGCCCAGACGACGCTGCGCGCCGTGATCGGCGACATGGAACTCGACGACACGCTCTCCCGCCGCGAGATGATCAACGAGCGGATCCGCCAGGAACTCGACGAACCCACCGACGAGTGGGGCATTCGCGTCGAATCGGTCGAGGTCCGCGAGGTCACGCCCTCCAGGGGCGTCAAGGGCGCGATGGAGGAACAGACCTCCGCCGAGCGACGCCGCCGCGCGATGATCCTCGAGGCGCAGGGTGAACGCCGCAGCGCCGTCGAGCAGGCGGAGGGTGACAAGCAGTCGAACATCATCCGCGCTCAGGGGGAGAAGCAGAGCCAGATCCTCGAGGCGCAGGGCGACGCGATCTCGACGGTCCTGCGCGCGAAGTCCGCCGAGTCGATGGGCGAACGCGCGGTCATCGAGAAGGGGATGGAGACGCTGTCCGACATCGGTCAGGGCGAGTCGACGACGTTCGTCCTCCCGCAGGAACTCACCTCGCTGGTGGGTCGCTACGGCAACCACCTCTCGGGGAGCGACGTCGAGCGGGACGGTACGGAACTCGAGAGTCGCGAGTTCGACGCGGAGACTCGCGAACTGATCGGCCTCGACGACATCTCCGAGATGCTCGGCGAGATCGAGGACGTGGAGATGGACGTCGAGGCGATGGAACAGGAGGCCCAGGCGATCAAGGAGGGCGAGGATATGCCGGAAGAGGGCGGCGAGACGATTGATATCGCAGAGACGCGCCAGGAGACGGACGACGGCGGCGAGACCGGCGACGACGACTGA
- a CDS encoding cation:proton antiporter, giving the protein MVEAVNIDILSLLLVLTVAWIFGAVAERFGYPTMMGELFAGIVFGPPLLGLLHPSELLTVLAELGVFLLMVFVGMEVDLRELFRLGPQSLLIAFGAFVIPFGLGYAAGILLDVSVGAALFLGLAMAATSLATKSRILADLELLDTRIANVLLGGALASDVGVLVAFAGVDSYVTAGAFDATEIGLILVKAFGFFAITLVLGYRFLPVAWHHIERQRERYGFVDHTTAFTFALLVSLLFAYLATLAELHMIIGGFMAGMFLRQADVEPSLYEHMHTVIYDLAMGLFAPVFFVTVGFDITFGVFSDSLGVLVALVAIAFLGKIVGSWLFALPTSLTSREGLVVGFGMNGRGTVEIIIATVALEAGVIDTEMFSILVFIAIFTTALVPVTVTWGVRLLERADELVYVDADAASSD; this is encoded by the coding sequence ATGGTCGAAGCCGTCAACATCGACATTCTGAGCCTCCTGCTCGTCCTCACGGTCGCGTGGATCTTCGGCGCGGTGGCCGAACGCTTCGGCTACCCGACGATGATGGGGGAGCTGTTCGCCGGTATCGTGTTCGGGCCGCCGCTGCTCGGGCTGTTGCACCCCTCGGAGCTGTTGACCGTCCTCGCCGAACTCGGCGTGTTCCTCCTGATGGTGTTCGTCGGGATGGAGGTCGACCTCCGGGAACTGTTCCGGCTCGGACCGCAGTCGCTGCTGATCGCCTTCGGCGCCTTCGTCATCCCGTTCGGGCTGGGGTACGCCGCGGGGATCCTGCTCGACGTCTCCGTCGGTGCGGCCCTGTTCCTCGGGCTCGCGATGGCCGCCACGTCGCTGGCCACGAAGTCCCGGATCCTCGCGGACCTCGAGTTGCTGGACACGCGGATCGCGAACGTGTTGCTCGGCGGGGCGCTGGCCTCCGACGTGGGGGTGCTCGTCGCGTTCGCGGGCGTCGACAGCTACGTCACCGCGGGCGCGTTCGACGCGACCGAGATCGGACTGATCCTCGTCAAGGCGTTCGGCTTCTTCGCGATCACGCTGGTGCTGGGCTACCGCTTCCTGCCCGTCGCGTGGCACCACATCGAACGCCAGCGCGAGCGGTACGGCTTCGTCGATCACACGACCGCGTTCACGTTCGCGCTGCTCGTCTCGCTGCTGTTCGCCTATCTGGCCACGCTCGCCGAGTTGCACATGATCATCGGCGGCTTCATGGCCGGCATGTTCCTCCGGCAGGCCGACGTCGAGCCCTCGCTCTACGAACACATGCACACGGTCATCTACGACCTCGCGATGGGGCTGTTCGCGCCCGTCTTTTTCGTGACGGTCGGGTTCGACATCACGTTCGGCGTGTTCTCCGATTCGCTGGGCGTCCTCGTCGCCCTCGTCGCCATCGCCTTCCTCGGGAAGATCGTCGGCTCCTGGCTGTTCGCGCTGCCGACGTCGCTGACCTCGCGGGAGGGGCTCGTCGTCGGATTCGGAATGAACGGGCGGGGGACCGTCGAGATCATCATCGCCACCGTCGCCCTCGAGGCCGGCGTCATCGACACCGAGATGTTCTCGATCCTGGTCTTCATCGCCATCTTCACCACCGCGCTCGTCCCCGTCACCGTCACCTGGGGCGTGCGCCTGCTCGAACGGGCTGACGAACTCGTCTACGTCGACGCGGACGCCGCCTCGAGCGACTGA
- a CDS encoding YcaO-like family protein produces MNVHVVGDDPVREAVVTALGDVDVTVEDATADDLEDARFGVVSDVAGAAAFRRANAAARAGGTPWIAVEIGGVGGQPLAGVDAAVSGFAPATGCFDCLRQRVAANIEEGERSDRPQADRSTARLAGALAGRECVRVLSGDDRSVIGHVVELPHARRRVLPVPGCECQNETRDRTLERDDDSLALDAAVESAEAAIDDRVGIVRSIGEIESFPAPYYLATTTATQGFSDASAPTQAAGVADDWNAALMKAVGEGLERYCAGVYRDGEFAHASEADLENPVSPTDLVRPDDAPTYDASDEYRWVPGEDLATGDDAHLPAAAVQFPQPGESLVPGITTGLGLGSSTVDALLSGLTEVIERDATMLAWYSTFDPLGLTVDDDDAFAALARRARGEGLSVTPLLVTQDVDVPVVAVAVHREPDALEGAVEPTADEWPAFAVGSAAALDATAAARSALEEALQNWMELRNLGPEEVADASGAIGEYASFPEVVRGFVDVDRTVPAERVGPDAAPEGRAALEDVVERTTDAGLTPYAARLTTRDVAETGFEAVRVVVPGAQPLFTGEPFFGERARTVPEDLGFEPRLERAFHPYP; encoded by the coding sequence ATGAACGTACACGTCGTCGGTGACGATCCCGTCCGCGAGGCGGTCGTCACCGCCCTCGGAGACGTCGACGTCACCGTCGAAGACGCGACAGCCGACGACCTCGAGGACGCCCGGTTCGGAGTCGTCAGCGACGTGGCCGGCGCGGCCGCGTTCCGGCGAGCGAACGCCGCCGCGCGCGCCGGCGGCACGCCGTGGATCGCCGTCGAGATCGGCGGCGTCGGCGGCCAGCCCCTCGCCGGCGTCGACGCGGCCGTCTCGGGCTTCGCGCCCGCGACGGGCTGTTTCGACTGTCTCCGGCAGCGCGTCGCCGCGAACATAGAGGAGGGGGAGCGGAGCGACCGACCGCAGGCCGATCGCAGCACGGCCCGCCTCGCCGGCGCGCTCGCGGGCCGGGAGTGCGTCCGCGTCCTGTCGGGCGACGACCGGTCGGTGATCGGCCACGTCGTCGAACTGCCCCACGCCAGGCGACGGGTCTTGCCCGTCCCCGGCTGTGAGTGTCAGAACGAAACGCGCGATCGGACCCTCGAGCGCGACGACGATTCGCTCGCCCTCGACGCGGCCGTCGAGAGCGCCGAGGCCGCGATCGACGACCGCGTGGGGATCGTCAGGAGCATCGGCGAGATCGAGTCGTTCCCCGCGCCCTACTACCTCGCGACGACGACCGCCACGCAGGGATTCAGCGACGCGAGCGCGCCGACGCAGGCGGCCGGCGTCGCCGACGACTGGAACGCGGCGCTGATGAAAGCGGTCGGCGAAGGCCTCGAGCGCTACTGCGCCGGCGTCTACCGGGACGGCGAGTTCGCCCACGCCAGCGAGGCCGACCTCGAGAATCCGGTTTCGCCGACGGATCTCGTGCGTCCCGACGATGCACCCACCTACGACGCGAGCGACGAGTACCGATGGGTGCCGGGCGAGGACCTCGCGACCGGCGACGACGCCCACCTGCCGGCCGCGGCGGTCCAGTTCCCCCAGCCCGGGGAGTCACTCGTTCCCGGCATCACGACGGGGCTCGGACTCGGCTCGTCGACCGTCGACGCCCTGCTGTCGGGCCTGACCGAGGTCATCGAGCGGGACGCGACGATGCTCGCGTGGTACTCGACGTTCGACCCGCTCGGGCTGACCGTCGACGACGACGACGCCTTCGCCGCCCTCGCCCGGCGCGCCCGCGGCGAGGGACTGTCGGTGACGCCGCTGCTGGTCACGCAGGACGTCGACGTCCCCGTCGTCGCCGTCGCCGTCCACCGCGAACCGGACGCCCTCGAGGGAGCCGTCGAGCCGACCGCCGACGAGTGGCCGGCGTTCGCCGTCGGCTCCGCGGCGGCCCTCGACGCGACGGCCGCCGCGCGGTCGGCGCTCGAGGAAGCGCTGCAGAACTGGATGGAACTGCGGAACCTCGGTCCCGAGGAGGTCGCCGACGCCTCGGGCGCGATCGGGGAGTACGCGTCGTTCCCCGAGGTCGTTCGCGGATTCGTCGACGTCGACCGGACGGTTCCGGCCGAACGTGTCGGCCCGGACGCCGCGCCCGAGGGACGAGCGGCGCTGGAGGACGTCGTCGAACGGACGACCGACGCCGGCCTGACGCCGTACGCGGCGCGGCTGACGACCCGAGACGTCGCGGAGACCGGCTTCGAAGCGGTCAGAGTCGTCGTCCCCGGCGCCCAGCCGCTGTTCACCGGCGAGCCGTTCTTCGGCGAGCGGGCGCGGACGGTGCCCGAGGACCTCGGGTTCGAACCGCGACTCGAGCGCGCGTTCCATCCCTATCCCTGA
- a CDS encoding succinylglutamate desuccinylase/aspartoacylase family protein: protein MRRRTLLTTGGVLAGTVTAGLASRPSSNDPLLAAARAPSDAGEAETQTERILPDTDHETPLYEIDSPRDGPTAMIFGGVHGDERSGIAVAREVVDWRPDAGTLVVVPETNRVAVENDEREGIDGDLNRQFPAGREPTSELARGLWNAVERREPDVVLDLHRSLGVYGLHQEFVGQAVFHSPDARGDELADALDADGVPWYLPFHRFTARETDLSSPLLFQKAARELESTAYLFETTEFLLDRETRLELTRLATAHVLSMHGLLETGGAE, encoded by the coding sequence ATGAGACGTCGGACCCTACTGACAACCGGCGGCGTTCTCGCGGGAACGGTCACCGCTGGCCTCGCGAGTCGACCGTCGAGTAACGACCCGCTGCTCGCGGCCGCTCGAGCGCCGAGCGACGCGGGCGAGGCCGAAACGCAGACGGAACGAATCCTTCCGGATACCGATCACGAGACGCCGCTGTACGAGATCGACTCGCCGCGAGACGGGCCGACGGCGATGATCTTCGGCGGCGTTCACGGCGACGAGCGAAGCGGGATCGCGGTCGCCCGCGAGGTCGTCGACTGGCGCCCCGACGCGGGCACGCTCGTCGTCGTCCCCGAGACGAACCGCGTGGCCGTCGAAAACGATGAACGCGAGGGGATCGACGGCGATCTGAACCGCCAGTTCCCGGCCGGACGGGAGCCGACTAGCGAACTCGCGCGCGGGCTCTGGAACGCCGTCGAACGCCGCGAGCCGGACGTCGTCCTCGACCTCCACCGGTCGCTCGGCGTCTACGGCCTCCACCAGGAGTTCGTCGGGCAGGCCGTCTTCCACTCGCCCGACGCCCGCGGCGACGAACTCGCCGACGCGCTCGACGCGGACGGCGTCCCCTGGTACCTCCCCTTCCACCGGTTCACGGCCCGGGAGACCGACCTCTCGAGTCCCCTGCTCTTCCAGAAGGCCGCCCGCGAACTCGAGTCGACGGCCTACCTCTTCGAGACGACCGAGTTCCTGCTGGACCGCGAGACGAGGCTCGAACTGACGCGGCTGGCGACGGCCCACGTCCTCTCGATGCACGGCCTGCTCGAGACCGGGGGTGCCGAATGA